From Plasmodium falciparum 3D7 genome assembly, chromosome: 9, one genomic window encodes:
- a CDS encoding nucleoporin NUP138, putative → MFFNDGDKNNMFNKNNNMNNNSGTNINTNANTNNNMWNLQNNNLGNNTFFGNNNMTNQNDLNKNNSLFGNSPNNMMKTTGFFNNNTIGNHPNDINKTGNLFGNNTGLNSSTDIMKNNSFFGSSINTQNDLNKNNMNNNNNNNNNSNSFFGSAFGKTNELNKGSNPFFGNTTTVNNDLTKSTGLFGTTTNSTTIGGINNNATSNAFNPNLFSAAKKEVFPGFSTGIIGNNTSNNSNIFKKSTLGSSIALGSQLNEGRATESGLFSKEQLEAAKQIFANSSSSLSSFNNKMGTGTTSNTAINTNTTTNTTTTNNNNNNNKLTFSGGFSSSSSTFAKSNVNPFQTMALQATTQNDKSSSFLKSNNNNNNVFHSSSDPNKLNTTPSPFGLSSIGNLNTNNKLNSFPDFSQANKTFLQNDSLFSQKNNNSIFGNTANNTATSTGVAKPLVTNFNSPFSAFGKTNTSDIFKTNTTASTTNATATATPAPFGSAFGAQKNNDSLFGNNAFKLSTEVKSNESPFLFNNNNNNNNNNNNNATTSTSTFNNAFSLFGNKTETKNNFLTPTTTTNNNNNNNNNNVVTNLLETKVTTTETTPTVPTLNVLDKGATTNESVSPSKLEQTVNVVQNQKEKTTQMENDKEKEKEKEKEKEKEKEKEKEKEKEKEKEIEKNNEIEKDKEKEKLDDNKTTPTLNEKESTTQTKDESVSKDEKLIDIKTQNEKTEKPKDNIFGSTSLFGSSIFKASPSKDNVTSNTKDKNESTPTANMNTTTTTSNNNNSSSIFSFSAANNKSSLFSKDNNNNSNTFSFNLKPPSNDKNVTTPAFTFQSNNNTDINKATAKENDDEKKKLLNDDKTKEANNLSKAPMFNFDFSKGLLNNNEKEKTLQDGKDNNKLFAEVKEGEHKENKTEDDKNIVNKSDEDKNNDDKKKFWRFPFGKKKETKDANEEGIDNKNDNVFSSDTNLFKNNTIGSNAGNEQKGLFQSVDNQLQENKNKNEENKTKTVSFSPTSVFNKPFDLNFEKNKEENKSNIFNISSNNKTTSPLFGKESNEKTNNLKMNSNDDDVNNVSDMINFISLENRKKNVFIGNAQEYEENNKNKSNLFLQGNFFNSKNISPTYNQQLNKDQDKMTKNQQQHISEHTKQNDESVIYNFNLKETKGTLRNNENTKDMNFNDIQFVKDLNEEKYEYMEDELLANERKIVENNIKENETLFKKELDQEMILDIIDNLSSFVKNKINFMNYCSNEIIDIYNKVAHYEKMYNLISDDQIKIEKKQEALEKKLRLIQSEQTDILTLLNEMDNETSVSFLKIFHDKNTDKEDIIHNKNLHLDIEHFEKLSDRMSNLEEIIDSLQNAHKDDILSEFANKSYINELNCDNIQKQLNTLSTELKHFKG, encoded by the coding sequence ATGTTTTTTAACGATGGGGATAAAAATAACAtgtttaataaaaacaataacatgaataataatagcggaacaaatataaacacaaacgcaaatacaaataataatatgtggaaccttcaaaataataatttaggtaataatacattttttggaaataataatatgacaaATCAAAATGACcttaataagaataatagtCTTTTTGGTAATAGCCCAAATAATATGATGAAAACAACTGGTTTTTTTAACAATAATACTATTGGTAATCATCCAAacgatataaataaaacaggTAATCTTTTTGGTAACAATACTGGTTTAAACAGTTCAACagatataatgaaaaataatagttTTTTTGGAAGCAGTATCAATACACAAAATGatttgaataaaaataatatgaacaataataataataataataataatagtaattctttttttggaAGTGCATTTGGTAAAACtaatgaattaaataaaggTAGTAATCCTTTTTTTGGGAATACTACAACTGTTAATAATGATTTAACTAAAAGTACAGGATTATTTGGTACCACTACTAATAGTACTACTATTGGtggtattaataataatgctaCATCAAATGCTTTTAATCCAAATTTATTCAGTGCTGCCAAAAAAGAAGTTTTTCCTGGGTTTTCTACGGGTATTATTGGGAATAATACTAGCAATAATtccaatatttttaaaaaaagtacCTTGGGAAGTTCTATAGCATTAGGTAGTCAATTAAATGAAGGTAGAGCAACTGAATCTGGTTTATTTTCAAAAGAACAATTAGAAGCAGCCAAACAAATTTTTGCTAACTCATCAAGTTCTTTATCaagttttaataataaaatgggtACTGGTACAACATCAAATACAGCAATCAATACGAATACAACAACAAATACTACTactacaaataataataataataataataaattaacatTTAGTGGTGGTTTTTCATCAAGTTCTAGTACCTTTGCTAAAAGTAATGTAAACCCCTTTCAGACTATGGCTTTACAAGCTACTACCCAAAATGATAAATCTTCTTCATTTctaaaaagtaataataataataataatgtatttcATTCATCAAGTGATCCAAATAAATTAAACACAACACCATCACCATTTGGTTTATCATCTATTGGAAATCTAAATACAaacaataaattaaatagCTTTCCAGACTTTAGTCAAGCTAATAAAACATTTCTACAAAATGATAGCTTATTTTCccagaaaaataataatagcaTTTTTGGTAATACAGCTAATAATACGGCAACATCAACTGGTGTTGCAAAACCATTAGTTACCAATTTTAATTCTCCATTTAGTGCTTTTGGTAAAACAAATACCagtgatatatttaaaactaATACTACTGCATCAACTACAAATGCAACTGCAACTGCAACTCCTGCTCCCTTTGGATCAGCATTTGGAGCGCAAAAGAATAATGATAGCTTGTTTGGAAATAATGCATTCAAGCTTTCGACAGAAGTAAAGTCAAACGAAAGCCCATTCCTAtttaacaacaacaacaataataataataataataataataatgctaCAACAAGTACTAGTACATTTAATAATGCCTTTTCCTTATTTGGAAATAAAACAGAAACTAAAAATAATTTCCTTACCCCTACTACTAccacaaataataataataataataataataacaatgtaGTCACCAATTTGTTAGAAACCAAAGTAACGACAACAGAAACGACTCCCACTGTTCCCACTTTAAACGTTTTAGATAAAGGAGCCACAACAAATGAATCTGTATCTCCATCTAAATTGGAACAGACAGTTAATGTAGTTCAAAACCAAAAGGAGAAAACTACACAAATGGAGAATGATAAGGAAAAGGagaaagaaaaggaaaaagaaaaggaaaaggaaaaagaaaaggaaaaagaaaaggaaaaagaaaaggaaaaggaaaTCGAAAAAAACAATGAAATCGAAAAAgacaaagaaaaagaaaaattagatgataataaaaccACACCAACGCTAAATGAGAAAGAAAGTACCACACAAACAAAGGATGAAAGTGTTTCCAAAGACGAAAAATTAATAGATATTAAAActcaaaatgaaaaaacagaaaaacCGAAAGATAACATCTTTGGAAGTACGTCACTTTTTGGATCATCTATTTTTAAAGCAAGTCCATCCAAAGACAATGTTACATCAAACACAaaggataaaaatgaaaGCACACCAACAGCTAATATGaatactactactactactagtaataataataatagtagtagtattTTTAGTTTTTCTGCTGCTAATAATAAAAGCTCCCTATTTTccaaagataataataataatagtaatacaTTCTCCTTTAATTTGAAACCACCATccaatgataaaaatgttacCACTCCTGCCTTCACTTTtcaaagtaataataacacGGACATAAATAAAGCTACTgcaaaagaaaatgatgatgaaaagaaaaaattattaaatgatgataaaacaaaagaaGCAAATAATCTATCGAAAGCACCCATGTTCAATTTTGATTTTTCTAAAGGActcttaaataataatgagaagGAAAAAACCTTGCAGGATGGTAAAGATAACAACAAATTATTTGCAGAAGTAAAAGAAGGTGAAcataaagaaaacaaaacTGAAGacgataaaaatattgttaaCAAAAGtgatgaagataaaaataatgatgacaaaaagaaattttgGAGATTTCCATttggtaaaaaaaaagaaacaaaagaTGCAAACGAAGAAGGAATTGATaacaaaaatgataatgTTTTTTCAAGCGAtacaaatttatttaaaaataacacTATTGGAAGTAATGCAGGAAACGAACAAAAAGGTTTGTTTCAATCCGTAGATAATCAAttacaagaaaataaaaataagaatgaaGAAAACAAAACTAAGACAGTTAGCTTTTCTCCTACTTCAGTATTTAATAAACCATTTGATttaaattttgaaaaaaataaagaagaaaataaatcaaatatttttaatatatcatctaATAACAAAACAACAAGTCCCCTTTTTGGTAAGGAATCTaatgaaaaaacaaataatttaaaaatgaattctaatgatgatgatgtaaATAATGTAAGTGATatgattaattttatatccttagaaaataggaaaaaaaatgtatttattgGAAATGCGCAAGagtatgaagaaaataataaaaataaatcaaatttatttttacaaggaaattttttcaattctaaaaatatatccCCAACTTATAATCAACAATTAAATAAAGATCAAGATAAAATGACAAAGAATCAACAGCAACACATTAGTGAACAtacaaaacaaaatgatgaatccgttatatataattttaatttaaaagaaacaaaagGAACATTaagaaataatgaaaatacaaAAGATATGAATTTCAATGATATTCAATTTGTAAAGGatttaaatgaagaaaaatatgaatatatggaAGACGAATTATTAGCTAATGAAAGAAAAATTGtcgaaaataatattaaagaaaatgaaactttatttaaaaaagaattagatCAAGAAATGATATTAGATATTATTGATAATTTATCTTCCtttgttaaaaataaaattaattttatgaattattgttcaaatgaaattattgatatatataataaagttgcacattatgaaaaaatgtataatttaatatcagatgatcaaataaaaattgaaaaaaaacaagaagctttagaaaaaaaactTAGACTTATACAAAGTGAACAAACTGATATACTCACTTTACTTAACGAAATGGATAATGAAACATCAGTTAgttttcttaaaatatttcatgataaaaatacagataaagaagatattatacataataaaaatcttCATCTAGATATTGAacattttgaaaaattatcAGATAGAATGTCTAATTTAGAAGAAATTATTGACTCATTACAAAATGCTCATAAGGATGATATCTTAAGTGAATTTGCTAATAAAAGTTATATCAATGAATTAAACTGtgataatatacaaaaacaaTTAAATACTCTTTCAACTGAACTTAAACATTTTAAAggttaa